A window from Flavobacteriales bacterium encodes these proteins:
- a CDS encoding response regulator, producing the protein MLNIAQRNGRDLLQLVSQLLDLNKIEEGMLQPEFMLGELSGFVNGVSERMETLAREKEITLSVEVPETRTVGYDGQKVERILVNLLSNAIKYAPEKGQVNVTLGYSENSFEIKVEDNGPGIDSEDHESVFKPFYQVGKRDSYRAGGTGSGLALSKEYADLMGGDLWIEHSSLGGASFVLTIPFHESSEREEEESHFEIEIPTIESWGKNGVEEHENEDQPLILIVEDNDDLRSYLKVSLMTEYRIAEAENGREGFAKALELIPDVVLTDIMMPEVDGIELCSMVKGTDETCHIPVILFSALSALETKLTGLRTGADDYVVKPFSKQELVLRIGNLLKPKETLRDSFRNEYLNQESDNTEVPTEDPFILKAQEVLSENFSREDFDVSMMFEVLGVSRSSLHRKLKAVSGLSATQFIRTYRMKKAMALLRIGSYSVKEVGYAVGFSSANYFTRCFTEHFGVPPSSVSA; encoded by the coding sequence TTGCTCAATATCGCACAACGCAATGGACGTGACCTGCTTCAGCTCGTGAGTCAGCTGCTCGATTTAAACAAGATCGAAGAGGGGATGCTTCAACCCGAGTTCATGCTTGGAGAGCTGTCGGGATTCGTGAATGGGGTATCGGAGCGTATGGAGACCTTGGCTCGCGAGAAAGAGATCACTCTTTCTGTAGAGGTGCCGGAGACTAGAACTGTTGGCTATGATGGACAAAAGGTCGAACGCATACTGGTGAATCTCCTGTCGAACGCAATAAAGTACGCACCTGAAAAGGGGCAGGTAAATGTAACCTTAGGTTATTCCGAGAATTCTTTTGAAATAAAAGTAGAGGATAATGGACCAGGTATAGATTCAGAGGACCACGAATCTGTGTTCAAGCCTTTTTATCAGGTTGGAAAACGCGATTCCTACAGAGCCGGCGGAACCGGAAGTGGGCTGGCCCTTTCAAAGGAATACGCCGACCTAATGGGCGGAGATCTTTGGATAGAGCACTCCTCACTTGGCGGTGCAAGTTTCGTTCTGACCATACCTTTCCACGAATCATCGGAACGAGAAGAAGAAGAATCGCATTTCGAAATAGAAATACCCACTATCGAGTCATGGGGTAAAAACGGAGTAGAAGAGCATGAAAACGAAGATCAGCCTTTGATCTTGATCGTGGAGGATAATGACGACCTCCGCAGTTACCTGAAGGTCTCCCTCATGACGGAATACCGGATCGCAGAGGCAGAGAATGGTCGGGAGGGATTTGCCAAGGCTTTGGAATTGATTCCGGACGTAGTCTTGACCGACATCATGATGCCTGAAGTAGACGGTATCGAGCTCTGTTCGATGGTGAAAGGTACAGATGAGACTTGTCACATTCCGGTAATTTTGTTCAGCGCATTGAGTGCCTTGGAGACCAAGTTGACCGGATTGCGAACAGGGGCAGACGATTATGTGGTTAAACCCTTTAGCAAACAGGAGCTTGTTCTTCGAATTGGGAATCTCCTCAAGCCAAAAGAGACCTTGCGCGATTCTTTCAGGAATGAGTACTTGAATCAAGAGTCGGATAATACTGAAGTGCCTACGGAGGATCCCTTCATTCTCAAAGCTCAGGAGGTACTTAGCGAAAACTTCAGTCGGGAAGATTTTGACGTATCCATGATGTTTGAAGTGCTTGGTGTAAGTCGTTCTAGTCTACATCGTAAGTTAAAGGCTGTGTCCGGACTGTCGGCAACCCAGTTCATTCGGACCTACCGCATGAAAAAGGCCATGGCACTCTTAAGGATCGGTTCATATTCAGTCAAGGAGGTTGGGTATGCTGTGGGCTTCAGCAGTGCCAATTATTTCACCCGCTGTTTTACAGAGCATTTTGGAGTGCCTCCATCTTCGGTTTCGGCATAA